The genomic interval GCCTCATGCCTCGGTCTCGTCCTCGTCCTCGGGCACCTCGAGGGCGTAGCCGACGCCGTGCACGGTGCGCACGAGATCCGGGCCGAGCTTGCGGCGCAGCGCCTTGACGTGGGAGTCGACGGTGCGCGTGCCCGTCGCGTCGACCCAGTCCCACACGTCCGCGAGCAGCTGCTCGCGGGTGAGCACGGTGCCGGGCGTCTGGGCCAGGCACAGCAGCAGGTCGTACTCGGTGGGGGTGAGGTGGGCCGGCTCGCCCGCGCGCGTCACGCGCCGGCTCGCGCGGTCGACCACGAGGTCGCCGATCTGCAGGATCCCGGTCGCCTGCGTCTCCGCGACGGCGGGCGCGGGAGAGCGCTGCACCCGGCGCAGCAGGGCCTTCAGCCGCGCCACGAGCTCGCGCATCGAGAAGGGCTTGGTCATGTAGTCGTCGGCGCCGACGCCGAGGCCCACCAGCATGTCGGTCTCGTCGTCCC from Brachybacterium huguangmaarense carries:
- a CDS encoding response regulator transcription factor; protein product: MSSPRPPEKRAHPSPGAPEASPAASTRVVVVEDEPTIARAIADRLVAEGWAVTVAGDGPSGVEAVRRTEPDLVVLDVMLPGFDGLEVCRRIQSDAPVPVLMLTARDDETDMLVGLGVGADDYMTKPFSMRELVARLKALLRRVQRSPAPAVAETQATGILQIGDLVVDRASRRVTRAGEPAHLTPTEYDLLLCLAQTPGTVLTREQLLADVWDWVDATGTRTVDSHVKALRRKLGPDLVRTVHGVGYALEVPEDEDETEA